CACCGCGGTGACGCTGCTGCTGCTCCTGGGCGCGTGCGGCAAGTCCGGCCAGTTCCCGCTCCAGGCGTGGCTCCCGGACGCCATGGCCGGCCCGACCCCGGTGTCGGCGCTGATCCACGCGGCCACGATGGTCACCGCGGGCGTCTACCTGATCGCCCGCTCGAACCCGATCTACAACGCCTCCGCCGACGGCCGCCTGGTCGTGATGATCATCGGCGCGGTCACGTTGCTGCTCGGGTGCGTCATCGGCTGCGCCTACGACGACTTCAAGAAGGTCCTGGCGTACTCGACGGTCAGCCAGATCGGCTACATGATCCTCGCCGTGGGCCTCGGCCCGGTCGGCTACGCGCTGGGCATCATGCACCTGCTCACGCACGGCTTCTTCAAGGCCGGCCTGTTCCTCGGCGCCGGTTCGGTCATGCACGGCATGAACGACGAGGGCAACATCCGCCGCATGGGCGGCCTCTGGCGCAAGATGCCCATCACGTTCGTCACCTGGACGCTGGGCTACCTCGCGCTGATCGGCTTCCCGTTCCTGTCCGGCTACTTCTCCAAGGACGCCATCATCGCGGCGGCGTTCAGCGAGCACGGCTGGCGCGGCTGGGTGTTCGGCGGCGCGGCGGCGCTGGGCGCGGGCATCACCGCGTTCTACATGACCCGCCTGCTGTTCCTGGTGTTCCTGGGCAAGGCCCGCTGGCAGGACCTCAAGAGCGAGGACGGCCGCGAGTACCACCCGCACGAGTCGGGTCTGACGATGACGGTCCCGATGATCCTGCTGGCGGTCGGCTCGGTCGGCGCGGGCGCGTTCTTCGCCTCCGGCGACAACCTGGCGAACTGGCTGGCCCCGTCGCTGGGCGAGCTGCAGGAGCAGCACGGCGTGCTCGACCACAACGTCGTGAACTTCCTCGTGCTGGGCCTGTCCGCGCTGGGCGTGCTGGTCGCGTGGCTGTTCTTCGGCCGCAGCGCGCAGCCGGTCGAGCGGCCCGAGCGGGTGTCGTTCGTGGTCCGCGCCGCGCGCAACGACCTGTACGGCAACGCGCTCAACGAGGCGCTGTTCGCGCGACCGGGCACCTGGCTGACCCGCGCGCTGGTGTTCGTCGACAACAAGGGCGTGGACGGGCTGGTCAACGGCTCGGCCGCGCTGCTGGGCGGTAGCTCGGGCCGGCTGCGCCGCTTGCAGACCGGGTTCGTGCGCTCGTACGCGCTCTCCATGCTCCTGGGTGCGATCTTCGTCCTGGGCGCGCTGCTGATGGTGAGGTTCTCGTGAGCTGGACGCTGATCGCGCTGCTCCTGCTGCCCCTGGCGGGCAGCGTCGTGGTGGCCTTCCTGCGGGGCAACGACCGGACCGCGAAGCTCGTGGCGCTCGCCTTCGCGCTGGCCGAACTGGTGGTGGCGGTGCTCGCCTGGGTCGCCTTCGACCCGTCCGGCGACCGCCTCCAGCTGACCAGCTCGGCCGAGTGGATCCCGGCGTTCGGCATCCACCTGTCCTTCGGCGTGGACGGCATCGCCCTGGTGATGATCGCCCTGATCGCCTTCCTGGTGCCGGTGGTCATCGGCGGGTCCTGGGCGGACAAGCTGCCCGAGGGCCGCAGCGCGGGCGGGTTCTTCGCCCTGCTGCTGGTCATGGAGACCGGCATGGTCGGTGTCTTCGCCGCCACCGACGTGTTCCTGTTCTACGTGTTCTTCGAGGCCGTGCTGGTCCCGATGTACTTCCTGATCGGCCGCTTCGGCGGGCCGAACCGGCAGTACGCGGCGATGAAGTTCTTCCTGTACTCGCTGCTGGGCGGCCTGGTCATGCTGGCCTCGGTGATCGGCGTGTACGTGGCCGCCGCCGACAAGCTCGGCTCGGGCACGTTCGACTGGGCCACCCTGGTCACGGTCACCAAGGACCTGCCGCTGTCCACGCAGATCTGGCTGTTCCTGGGCTTCTTCATCGCCTTCGCGATCAAGGCGCCGCTGGTGCCGCTGCACACGTGGCTGCCCGACGCCGGTGCCGAAGCCCCGGTCGGGGCGGGTGTGCTGCTGGTCGGCATCCTGGACAAGATCGGCACGTTCGGGTTCCTGCGCTACTGCCTGCCGCTGTTCCCGCTGGCCAGCAAGGAGCTCGCGCCGCTGGTGCTGGTGCTCGCCGTCGCGGGCATCCTCTACGGCTCGCTGCTGGCGGTCGGCCAGACCGACATGAAGCGGTTCGTCGCCTACACGTCCATCGCGCACTTCGGCTTCATCGCGCTGGGCATCTTCGCGTTCAGCTCGCAGGCGGGCGCGGGCGCGGTGCTCTACATGGTCAACCACGGCATCTCGACCGGCATGTTGTTCCTGGTCGTGGGCATGGTGATGGCCCGCGGCGGGTCGCGCCTGATCCAGGACTACGGCGGCATGGCCAAGCTGACGCCGGTGCTGGGCGGCCTGTTCTTCGTGGCGGGTCTCTCGTCGCTGGCGCTGCCGGGCACCAACTCGTTCGTCAGCGAGTTCCTGGTGCTCATCGGGTCCTACCCGAACCAGCCGGTGTTCACCATCCTGGCCGCCATCGGCATGGTGCTCGCCGCCCTGTACGTCCTCTGGCTCTACCAGCGGGTGTTCCAGGGACCGGTGCGCGGCACGGCCCTGGTGGACGCGGTCGGCGGACCGGGCGCGGCGCTCGACCCCGAGCGGGCGCACGTGCCGGACCTGAACAAGCGGGAACTGGCGGTGCTCGCGCCGCTGGTCGCGCTGATCCTGGTGCTCGGGTTCTACCCGCAGCCGGTGTTGGACGTGATCACCCCGTCCGTCGGGGCGACGCTCAGCGAGGTCGGCGTGACCGACCCGGTCGCGCAGGAAGGCAAGTGACGTGGTGACGGACCTCCTCGCCCAGGCCCAGCGGCTCCAGGCCCCCGAGATCGACTACCTGGCGGTCGCGCCGATCCTCATCGTGCTCGGCGCGGCCTGCCTGAGCGTGCTGGTGGAGGCGTTCCTGCCGAAGGCCCAGCGGTGGAGCAGCCAGGTCGTCCTGACCCTGCTCACGCTGGTCGCGGCGGGCATCGCGCTCATCGTCCACGCCAAAGACGCCCTGCCGCAGGGCCTGGTGACCCTCGCCGGCACGGTCGCCGTCGACAAGCCGGTGATCTTCCTGTGGGCCACCCTGCTCGTCCTCGGGCTCGGCGCGGTGCTGCTCATCGCCGACCGCTCGGTGGAGCCCGGCGGCGCGTTCGTCGCCGAGGCCTCCGTCCTGCCCGGCACGAAGCAGGACCGCGCGCAGGCCAACCGGCTCGGCATGCAGACCGAGGTGTTCCCGCTGACGCTGTTCGCGCTCGGCGGCATGATGGTGTTCGTCGCGGCGAACGACCTGCTGACGATGTTCATCGCGCTGGAAGTGCTGTCCCTGCCGCTGTACCTGATGTGCGGCCTGGCCCGCCGTCGCCGCCTGCTCTCGCAGGAGGCCGCGGTGAAGTACTTCCTGCTCGGCGCGTTCGCCTCGGCGTTCTTCCTGTACGGCGTGGCCCTGCTCTACGGCTACGCGGGCTCGGTGAAGCTCGCCGACATCGCCGCCGCCACCTCCGGCACCGACCGGTCCGACACGCTGCTGTACGCGGGCTTCGGCCTGCTGGTGGTGGGCCTGCTGTTCAAGGCCTCGGTCGGCCCGTTCCACGCGTGGACCCCGGACGTGTACCAGGGCGCGCCGACGCCGGTCACCGCGTTCATGGCGGCGTGCACGAAGGTCGCGGCGTTCGGCGGAATCCTGCGGGTGCTGTTCGTGGCCTTCGAGCGGTCGAGCTGGGAGTGGAACGGCGTCCTGTGGGGCGTGGCCATCGCCTCGATGGTGATCGGCGCGGTGCTCGGCCTCACCCAGACCGACGTCAAGCGCATGATCGCCTACTCGTCGGTGGCGCACGCGGGCTTCCTGCTGGTCGGGTCGATCTCGCTCTCGCAGCAGGGCCTGTCGGGCACGATGTTCTACCTGATGGCCTACGGCTTCACGACCATCGCCGCGTTCGGCGTGGTGTCGCTGGTGCGCAACGCCGACGGCGAGGCCACCCACCTGTCCCAGTGGGCGGGCCTGGCCAAGCGGTCCCCGGTGACCGCGGCGGTCTTCACGTTCCTGCTGCTCGCCCTGGCCGGCATCCCGCTGACCAGCGGTTTCATCGGCAAGTTCGTGGTGTTCGCGGCGGCGCTGGAGAGCGGTATGGCACCGCTGGTCGTGGTCGCGCTGATCGCCTCGGCGGTGGCCGCGTTCTTCTACCTGCGGGTCATCGTGCTGATGTACTTCAGCGAGCCGGCGGCCGACGGCCCGACCGTCAGCGTGCCCGGTTCGATGACCACCATCGCCATCACGCTGGGGGTGGCGATCACGCTGGTGCTGGGCGTGTACCCCCGGTACGCGCTCGAATGGGCGGGTGCCGGCGGGTTCATCTTCTAGTGGTACGTAGGCTTCAGGCGTGACCAGTAGCGAGCGGGCGGGGACGGGGTTCCGTTTTGCGGACCCCGTGCTCGCGGAGGTGGTTCAGGCGGGGCTCACCGAGGTGGAAGAGCTGCTGCGCAAGGTCGTGCAGAGCGAGTTCCACCCGGTGATGGAGACGTCGCTCCACTTGGTGGACGCGGGCGGGAAGCGCATCCGCCCGCTGTTCACCATCCTGTCCGCCCAGTTCGGGTCGACGTGGGACCGGGAGGCCGTCATCAAGGCGGCGGCCGTGGTGGAGCTGACCCACCTGGCCACCCTGTACCACGACGACGTGATGGACGAGGCCACCATGCGCCGCGGCGCGGCCTCGGCCAACGCGAAGTGGGACAACTCGATCGCCATC
This DNA window, taken from Saccharothrix variisporea, encodes the following:
- the nuoL gene encoding NADH-quinone oxidoreductase subunit L → MTEPVAASGIGSLAWLLLALPAFGATVLLLGGRRTDKWGHLLGCATVIASFAYGVALFFDTIGQTGERTSELHLFDWIPVNALNVEFGLRLDPLSLTFVLLITGVGSLIHIYSIGYMAHEAGRRKFFAYLNLFVAAMLLLVLGNGFVTLYFGWEGVGLASYLLIGWYQYKPEAASAAKKAFLMNRVGDLGLAIGIFILFKELGTTQYTEVFARVGELSAAEVTAVTLLLLLGACGKSGQFPLQAWLPDAMAGPTPVSALIHAATMVTAGVYLIARSNPIYNASADGRLVVMIIGAVTLLLGCVIGCAYDDFKKVLAYSTVSQIGYMILAVGLGPVGYALGIMHLLTHGFFKAGLFLGAGSVMHGMNDEGNIRRMGGLWRKMPITFVTWTLGYLALIGFPFLSGYFSKDAIIAAAFSEHGWRGWVFGGAAALGAGITAFYMTRLLFLVFLGKARWQDLKSEDGREYHPHESGLTMTVPMILLAVGSVGAGAFFASGDNLANWLAPSLGELQEQHGVLDHNVVNFLVLGLSALGVLVAWLFFGRSAQPVERPERVSFVVRAARNDLYGNALNEALFARPGTWLTRALVFVDNKGVDGLVNGSAALLGGSSGRLRRLQTGFVRSYALSMLLGAIFVLGALLMVRFS
- a CDS encoding NADH-quinone oxidoreductase subunit M, which produces MSWTLIALLLLPLAGSVVVAFLRGNDRTAKLVALAFALAELVVAVLAWVAFDPSGDRLQLTSSAEWIPAFGIHLSFGVDGIALVMIALIAFLVPVVIGGSWADKLPEGRSAGGFFALLLVMETGMVGVFAATDVFLFYVFFEAVLVPMYFLIGRFGGPNRQYAAMKFFLYSLLGGLVMLASVIGVYVAAADKLGSGTFDWATLVTVTKDLPLSTQIWLFLGFFIAFAIKAPLVPLHTWLPDAGAEAPVGAGVLLVGILDKIGTFGFLRYCLPLFPLASKELAPLVLVLAVAGILYGSLLAVGQTDMKRFVAYTSIAHFGFIALGIFAFSSQAGAGAVLYMVNHGISTGMLFLVVGMVMARGGSRLIQDYGGMAKLTPVLGGLFFVAGLSSLALPGTNSFVSEFLVLIGSYPNQPVFTILAAIGMVLAALYVLWLYQRVFQGPVRGTALVDAVGGPGAALDPERAHVPDLNKRELAVLAPLVALILVLGFYPQPVLDVITPSVGATLSEVGVTDPVAQEGK
- the nuoN gene encoding NADH-quinone oxidoreductase subunit NuoN: MTDLLAQAQRLQAPEIDYLAVAPILIVLGAACLSVLVEAFLPKAQRWSSQVVLTLLTLVAAGIALIVHAKDALPQGLVTLAGTVAVDKPVIFLWATLLVLGLGAVLLIADRSVEPGGAFVAEASVLPGTKQDRAQANRLGMQTEVFPLTLFALGGMMVFVAANDLLTMFIALEVLSLPLYLMCGLARRRRLLSQEAAVKYFLLGAFASAFFLYGVALLYGYAGSVKLADIAAATSGTDRSDTLLYAGFGLLVVGLLFKASVGPFHAWTPDVYQGAPTPVTAFMAACTKVAAFGGILRVLFVAFERSSWEWNGVLWGVAIASMVIGAVLGLTQTDVKRMIAYSSVAHAGFLLVGSISLSQQGLSGTMFYLMAYGFTTIAAFGVVSLVRNADGEATHLSQWAGLAKRSPVTAAVFTFLLLALAGIPLTSGFIGKFVVFAAALESGMAPLVVVALIASAVAAFFYLRVIVLMYFSEPAADGPTVSVPGSMTTIAITLGVAITLVLGVYPRYALEWAGAGGFIF